A genomic window from Marinobacter adhaerens HP15 includes:
- a CDS encoding sodium:solute symporter family transporter has protein sequence MNFTEASLFWGFLLVYGVVMYWLSPKSKNANSFYKGADDQGNPVGQWSLTASIFISWIFAKSVTNAANLGAAYGVVGGLAYASYWLSIPVAGYVIYLIRTQTGARSLQDFLTSRFGRLASLAFAAAILIRLYNEVWSNTAVVGGYFGLPGEWEYYAAAMLFTVFTLAYSLKGGLRSSIFTDVIQAFVFVFFVGAVLFLIIPANDTSALLTNGEFRLNAGFDLLLVALLQLFSYPFHDPVLTDRGFVNKEKTMLKSFVVAGLLGFVAVFIFSLVGVHARLNGIEAMGNAPAAVGQSLGLAALFFMSVVMMTSAGSTLDSTFTSLAKSLAVDLPRLAQRASDKLPSMRVGAIVMVIFAFLGNLPMFAGTDILKATTISGTMVMGLAPVFLFYGFTKWSPWSFHLSFWTGLGLGVLLAVGLIPSSWAIGDGKYAMLLGVNAYGFLICTAGFSCHLW, from the coding sequence GGGATTCCTGCTGGTGTACGGCGTGGTGATGTACTGGCTGTCGCCCAAGAGCAAGAACGCGAATTCGTTCTATAAAGGCGCCGATGATCAGGGCAACCCGGTGGGGCAGTGGTCGCTGACGGCGAGTATTTTTATCAGCTGGATCTTTGCCAAGTCGGTGACCAATGCGGCGAACCTGGGTGCGGCTTATGGCGTGGTGGGCGGTCTGGCTTATGCCAGTTACTGGTTGTCGATTCCGGTGGCGGGGTATGTGATCTACCTGATCCGGACGCAGACCGGGGCGCGGAGTTTGCAGGATTTTCTGACCTCCCGGTTTGGTCGGTTGGCGAGTCTGGCGTTTGCGGCGGCGATTCTGATCCGGCTTTATAACGAAGTCTGGAGTAATACGGCGGTGGTGGGCGGTTATTTCGGGTTGCCCGGTGAGTGGGAGTATTACGCGGCGGCGATGCTGTTTACGGTGTTTACCCTGGCTTACAGCCTGAAGGGCGGGCTGCGGTCGTCGATTTTCACCGATGTGATTCAAGCGTTCGTGTTTGTGTTCTTTGTGGGTGCCGTGCTCTTCCTGATCATTCCGGCCAACGATACCAGCGCCCTGCTGACCAATGGCGAGTTCCGGCTCAATGCCGGCTTTGATCTCTTGCTGGTGGCTTTGCTGCAGCTGTTCAGCTATCCGTTCCACGATCCGGTGCTGACCGACCGGGGTTTTGTGAACAAGGAAAAGACCATGCTCAAAAGCTTTGTGGTGGCCGGGCTGCTGGGCTTTGTGGCAGTGTTTATCTTCAGTCTGGTGGGTGTTCACGCCCGGCTTAACGGCATTGAGGCGATGGGCAACGCGCCTGCTGCCGTGGGCCAGTCGCTGGGCCTGGCCGCGTTGTTCTTTATGAGCGTGGTAATGATGACCTCGGCGGGGTCGACCCTGGATTCCACTTTCACGTCGCTAGCCAAGTCACTGGCGGTGGATCTGCCCAGGCTGGCGCAACGTGCTTCTGACAAGCTGCCGAGCATGCGGGTAGGTGCGATTGTGATGGTTATCTTTGCCTTCCTGGGCAACCTGCCAATGTTCGCCGGCACCGATATCCTCAAGGCCACCACCATCTCCGGCACCATGGTGATGGGGCTGGCGCCGGTGTTCCTGTTTTATGGGTTCACCAAATGGTCGCCCTGGAGTTTCCACCTGAGTTTCTGGACCGGCCTGGGACTTGGTGTGTTGCTTGCGGTTGGGCTGATTCCGTCAAGCTGGGCCATTGGCGATGGCAAATACGCTATGTTGCTGGGCGTGAACGCCTATGGCTTCCTGATCTGTACCGCAGGTTTTTCGTGCCACTTGTGGTAA
- a CDS encoding sigma-70 family RNA polymerase sigma factor, which produces MYQVEAPKIRGIILRIVGNPDLASDLTQDVFLKIWDKAHTFDAQRSRGRAWIHSVARHHALDEIRRRAQPLNQTSSEQVEELPSLVNDERILANLELNEATVNLSECLKRLETDRRTAIYMAFVEGHTHEEISKRMGTPLGTVKSWARRSLKFLRDCLK; this is translated from the coding sequence TTGTACCAAGTTGAGGCCCCAAAAATACGAGGCATCATCCTTCGGATTGTCGGCAATCCAGACCTCGCCTCAGACCTCACTCAGGATGTCTTCCTGAAAATTTGGGATAAGGCGCACACCTTTGATGCGCAAAGAAGTCGGGGGCGAGCCTGGATTCACAGTGTTGCTCGTCACCATGCGCTGGATGAGATCCGTCGACGCGCGCAACCTTTGAACCAAACTTCAAGCGAACAAGTCGAAGAGTTGCCCTCATTGGTCAATGATGAACGCATACTTGCAAATTTGGAGCTGAACGAGGCGACAGTGAATCTAAGCGAGTGCCTTAAACGTCTAGAAACGGACAGGCGAACCGCGATCTACATGGCGTTCGTCGAGGGCCACACCCATGAAGAGATCAGTAAAAGAATGGGCACGCCACTGGGTACGGTGAAATCATGGGCTCGGCGGAGCCTAAAGTTCCTTAGAGACTGTTTGAAATGA